A single region of the Sphingobium sp. EP60837 genome encodes:
- a CDS encoding cysteine desulfurase family protein, translated as MAADRLYLDHAATTPMLPEAKAAMVEGMERWANPSSPHAEGRAARAALEDARSRIATALEWTGHVLFTSGASEAIAIGLTRAKASRIATSPVEHDSVLRVTPKADRLLVTSEGLIDLRNLDEGTGQIIAVQHVNNETGVIQPLDQMARDGVILFADCAQSSGKLPLPEADMIAISAHKFGGPPGVGALLVRDLALLEPSGGQEQGYRAGTENLPAVLAMAAALEGPGDWLTSAARLRTRLDAAIEEAGGEIIARDASRIATIASYRMPGISARSQLIQFDLAGISVSAGSACSSGSLKTSHVLRAMGWDEAAAGEVIRVSFGPCTSEADIDRFADQWIKMAGRLR; from the coding sequence GTGGCCGCCGATCGCCTTTATCTGGACCATGCCGCCACCACCCCGATGCTCCCGGAGGCGAAAGCCGCGATGGTGGAGGGCATGGAACGCTGGGCCAACCCGTCCAGTCCGCATGCGGAAGGACGCGCCGCGCGGGCTGCGCTGGAGGATGCCCGGTCGCGGATCGCTACCGCGCTGGAATGGACGGGGCATGTTCTGTTCACCTCTGGCGCGAGCGAGGCGATCGCCATCGGCCTGACGCGGGCGAAGGCGAGCAGGATCGCGACCTCGCCTGTCGAACATGATTCGGTCCTCCGCGTAACGCCCAAAGCTGATCGCTTGCTGGTCACGTCCGAAGGGCTGATCGATCTTCGAAATCTCGATGAGGGAACTGGCCAGATCATCGCCGTCCAGCACGTCAATAACGAAACGGGCGTCATACAGCCTCTGGACCAGATGGCCCGCGATGGGGTCATCCTCTTCGCCGATTGCGCACAGAGCTCGGGAAAGCTTCCCCTGCCGGAAGCGGACATGATCGCGATTAGCGCTCATAAATTCGGCGGCCCGCCCGGCGTCGGCGCGCTGTTGGTGCGAGACCTGGCGTTGCTGGAGCCGAGCGGCGGACAGGAGCAGGGCTATCGTGCGGGCACCGAAAATCTTCCTGCGGTATTGGCCATGGCGGCGGCTTTGGAAGGACCGGGGGACTGGTTAACTTCAGCAGCCCGGCTCCGCACTCGCCTCGACGCTGCGATCGAGGAAGCAGGCGGCGAGATCATCGCGCGTGATGCGTCGCGCATCGCCACTATCGCAAGCTACCGTATGCCCGGCATCTCCGCCCGGTCGCAGCTTATCCAGTTCGACCTCGCGGGCATTTCCGTCTCCGCCGGCAGCGCCTGTTCTTCCGGCTCGCTCAAGACCAGCCATGTCCTGCGCGCAATGGGCTGGGACGAAGCAGCGGCCGGAGAGGTCATCCGCGTCAGTTTCGGCCCGTGCACAAGCGAGGCGGACATCGACCGCTTCGCGGATCAGTGGATCAAGATGGCTGGACGGCTCCGATGA
- a CDS encoding alpha/beta hydrolase, with protein MPDVIFPGPEGRLEGRFSPPPRPRAPVAMILHPHPQGGGTMNDRITQALYKTFVKRGFAVLRFNFRGVGRSQGTFDNGIGELSDAAAALDWVQSFHPEAQTTWIAGFSFGAWIGMQLLMRRPEIRGFISVAPPANMYDFSFLAPCPASGIIVQGTADEVVTASAVQKLVDKLRTQKGITIHHDEIRGANHFFEHELDQLMKSVDNYLDMRLAPDSPIR; from the coding sequence ATGCCCGACGTTATCTTCCCCGGACCCGAAGGCCGCCTCGAAGGCCGCTTCAGCCCCCCGCCCCGTCCCCGCGCACCTGTCGCGATGATCCTGCATCCGCACCCGCAGGGCGGCGGCACGATGAATGATCGCATCACCCAGGCGCTCTACAAGACTTTTGTGAAGCGTGGCTTTGCCGTGCTCCGCTTCAACTTCCGGGGCGTAGGCCGCAGCCAGGGCACGTTCGACAACGGCATCGGCGAACTCAGCGACGCCGCCGCGGCGCTCGATTGGGTGCAAAGCTTCCATCCCGAAGCGCAGACGACCTGGATCGCAGGCTTTTCCTTCGGCGCATGGATCGGCATGCAGTTGCTGATGCGCCGTCCGGAAATCCGCGGCTTCATTTCGGTCGCGCCCCCGGCGAACATGTACGACTTCTCCTTCCTCGCACCCTGCCCCGCTTCGGGCATCATCGTACAGGGCACCGCGGACGAAGTCGTGACCGCCAGCGCAGTGCAGAAGCTGGTCGATAAGCTCCGCACGCAAAAGGGCATCACGATCCATCATGACGAGATTCGCGGTGCGAACCACTTTTTCGAACATGAACTCGATCAGCTGATGAAGTCGGTGGATAATTATCTCGACATGCGGCTGGCCCCGGATTCACCCATCCGCTGA
- a CDS encoding HPP family protein has product MSAEKNDRLIWSRYYSAFIPAPPGPGFFDRLKAASGAIGGIAITGLLCGLMLGNGVAHPLLVAPMGASAVLLYAVPASPLAQPWSVFGGNVVSALIGITIARLIPDPTIAAALAVGCAIAGMSLLRCLHPPGGAVALSAVLGAANGAPSYMFALVPVGLNTALLLAIAILFHRLAGHSYPHVAPKAPSAHGTSDPAPLLRTPPSEEDVKEALHAYGDVLDVDPADLQVVLHHAEVRAAERSHGTLTCGEIMSRDVISVRGSEPISHARQLLHSRRLLSLPVLDDAGQVNGVIGPLDLSREGAQVRDIAADPLLVTKDTPVAQLLRPLTSGMRREAVVVDHDGKLRGLVTQTDLLAALALRA; this is encoded by the coding sequence ATGAGCGCGGAAAAGAATGATCGCCTGATATGGAGCCGCTACTATAGCGCCTTCATCCCCGCCCCGCCCGGCCCCGGCTTTTTCGACCGGTTGAAGGCGGCGAGCGGGGCGATTGGCGGGATCGCAATCACCGGGCTGCTTTGCGGCCTCATGTTGGGGAACGGCGTCGCTCATCCCCTGCTGGTCGCGCCGATGGGGGCGTCTGCTGTCCTGCTGTACGCCGTCCCGGCAAGTCCGCTGGCTCAGCCATGGTCCGTGTTTGGCGGCAACGTCGTGTCGGCGCTCATCGGCATAACGATCGCGCGGCTGATCCCGGACCCGACCATCGCCGCAGCGCTGGCAGTAGGATGCGCCATAGCCGGCATGTCCCTGCTCCGCTGTCTTCATCCGCCGGGTGGCGCGGTCGCGCTATCGGCCGTGCTGGGCGCTGCGAATGGCGCGCCAAGCTATATGTTTGCCCTGGTGCCGGTAGGTCTCAATACCGCGCTGCTGCTGGCGATTGCGATCCTTTTCCATCGGCTCGCCGGGCATAGCTATCCGCATGTGGCCCCCAAGGCGCCCAGCGCACACGGAACCAGCGACCCTGCGCCATTGCTGCGCACGCCTCCTTCCGAAGAAGATGTGAAGGAAGCACTACACGCCTATGGCGATGTGCTGGACGTCGATCCCGCCGACTTGCAGGTCGTTCTACATCATGCGGAAGTCCGGGCAGCCGAGCGGAGTCATGGGACGCTGACATGCGGCGAGATCATGTCGCGCGATGTAATATCCGTTCGAGGAAGCGAGCCCATCTCCCACGCGCGCCAGCTGCTGCATAGCCGCCGTCTGTTGTCCTTGCCCGTGCTGGACGATGCTGGTCAGGTCAACGGCGTCATCGGCCCGCTGGACCTTTCCCGCGAGGGGGCGCAAGTTCGCGATATCGCCGCAGACCCGTTGCTTGTGACGAAGGACACTCCGGTGGCGCAGTTGCTACGTCCTCTCACAAGCGGCATGCGGCGAGAGGCGGTCGTCGTCGATCATGATGGAAAGCTGCGAGGTTTGGTAACGCAAACCGATCTGCTGGCGGCGCTTGCCCTGCGCGCCTGA
- a CDS encoding putative quinol monooxygenase, protein MTVARHYVMHAKDADGAALDNALRAIADAVRPLPGCEGVEMLRDLANERRFIFIERWTDVDAHKAAGALLDKSVIKAMMAALDGPPEGAYLDYLLR, encoded by the coding sequence ATGACGGTTGCCCGCCATTATGTGATGCATGCCAAGGACGCGGATGGAGCCGCGTTGGACAACGCTTTGCGCGCTATCGCCGACGCTGTTCGTCCGCTGCCCGGATGCGAAGGGGTTGAGATGCTCCGAGACTTGGCGAACGAACGGCGCTTCATCTTCATCGAGCGTTGGACCGATGTGGATGCGCACAAAGCTGCAGGCGCCTTGCTGGATAAGAGCGTGATTAAGGCGATGATGGCCGCGCTCGATGGGCCGCCGGAAGGCGCCTATCTGGACTATCTGCTGCGCTGA
- the aguB gene encoding N-carbamoylputrescine amidase: MTKVTVAALQLAFSQDMGNNIAMVADHVVKAAARGAKIVLPPELFEGPYFCKVEDEGLFANAQPLAEHPAVQEMRKVAKAERVYIPTSFFERDGQHHYNSLAMIDDEGEIMGVYRKSHIPDGPGYEEKYYFRPGNSGFKVWDTSYGTIGVGICWDQWYPEAARVMALMGAELLFYPTAIGSEPYDADLDTSRMWRRAMLGHAVSNCMPVIAANRIGEEEGQKFYGHSFISDEWGDFAAEADAKDNGALVATLDLAQARKHRAGMGFFRDRRPELYARIAQDI; encoded by the coding sequence ATGACCAAAGTCACCGTTGCCGCGCTCCAGCTGGCCTTTTCCCAGGACATGGGAAACAATATCGCCATGGTCGCGGACCATGTGGTCAAGGCTGCGGCACGGGGTGCGAAGATCGTCCTGCCGCCCGAATTGTTCGAAGGCCCCTATTTCTGCAAGGTCGAGGACGAAGGTCTCTTCGCCAACGCCCAGCCCTTGGCGGAGCATCCCGCCGTGCAGGAAATGCGCAAGGTGGCGAAGGCGGAACGGGTATATATTCCCACCAGCTTCTTCGAGCGCGATGGTCAGCATCATTATAATTCGCTCGCCATGATCGATGATGAAGGCGAGATCATGGGGGTCTATCGCAAGAGCCACATTCCCGACGGTCCGGGCTATGAGGAAAAATATTATTTCCGCCCCGGCAACAGCGGCTTCAAGGTTTGGGACACCAGCTATGGCACGATCGGCGTCGGCATCTGCTGGGATCAATGGTATCCGGAAGCAGCGCGCGTAATGGCGCTCATGGGTGCGGAGCTGCTCTTCTACCCAACTGCGATCGGATCAGAGCCTTATGACGCGGATCTGGACACAAGCCGGATGTGGCGGCGCGCGATGCTCGGCCATGCGGTGAGCAACTGCATGCCCGTTATCGCCGCAAACCGCATCGGGGAAGAAGAGGGCCAAAAATTCTACGGCCACAGCTTCATATCGGACGAATGGGGCGATTTCGCTGCAGAAGCTGACGCCAAGGATAATGGCGCATTGGTCGCAACGCTGGATCTGGCTCAGGCGCGCAAGCACCGGGCGGGCATGGGCTTCTTCCGCGATCGTCGGCCGGAGCTTTACGCACGGATCGCACAGGATATCTAA
- a CDS encoding M28 family metallopeptidase — MRPSLPTFALLLSAGTAAVAAPAEITPSIDTMKEVVKEISSDPYEGRAPGTVGEEKTLAYLVQRFEALGLKPGNKGSWFQDVPLVELAAKNVSPLRFTGGKAPLSLDYGSQMVVATYRTTQPHIELKDSPVVFVGYGINAPEKKWNDYGGVNVRGKTVIILVNDPDYQTPTLRGPFGGRAMTYYGRWTYKFEEAARQGAAAAIIVHDTMPAAYGWNVVQSSWTGAQHVADSANGNADQSAAIGWMQKDKAAALMASAGLNLDALSAAAKKRGFKAVPLKGIKASLSFDNIIRKHSSKNVVALLPGKTRPNEYVLYAAHWDHLGRCEAAPDGDDICNGAIDNATGTAALIALAEANVKAGPTDRSQVFLAVTAEESGLLGSAYYGNHPVFPLGQTVGGVNMDALSMAGLARNVVVIGKAKSQLDAYLDRALAAQKRVASLEPTPEKGFYYRSDHFSFAKHGVPMLYFEGGQDLVKGGTAAGAAAAKDYEEHRYHGPKDEYDPKWDWSGVKADLKLYYDVGRALANTTDWPNWVPGDEFRSIRDRSRAEK, encoded by the coding sequence ATGCGCCCTTCACTCCCGACCTTCGCTCTCCTTCTCAGCGCCGGGACAGCTGCGGTAGCAGCGCCTGCGGAAATCACCCCCTCGATCGACACGATGAAGGAGGTGGTGAAGGAAATCTCCTCCGATCCCTATGAAGGGCGCGCTCCTGGCACCGTGGGAGAGGAAAAGACGCTCGCCTATCTGGTGCAGCGGTTCGAGGCGCTGGGACTTAAGCCAGGAAACAAGGGCAGTTGGTTCCAAGACGTGCCTCTCGTCGAACTCGCCGCCAAAAATGTTTCGCCGCTGCGCTTCACCGGTGGCAAGGCTCCACTCTCGCTCGATTACGGCTCACAGATGGTCGTCGCCACCTACCGGACGACGCAGCCCCATATTGAATTGAAGGACAGCCCCGTCGTCTTCGTGGGCTATGGCATCAACGCGCCGGAAAAGAAGTGGAACGATTATGGCGGGGTGAATGTCCGCGGCAAGACGGTCATCATCCTGGTGAACGATCCGGATTACCAGACGCCGACGCTGCGGGGGCCGTTCGGCGGGCGGGCTATGACCTATTATGGCCGCTGGACCTATAAGTTTGAGGAAGCCGCTCGGCAGGGCGCGGCGGCTGCCATCATCGTGCATGACACCATGCCCGCCGCCTATGGCTGGAACGTCGTGCAGTCTAGCTGGACGGGAGCGCAGCACGTGGCCGACAGCGCCAATGGCAATGCGGACCAATCGGCCGCAATCGGCTGGATGCAGAAGGACAAGGCGGCGGCGTTGATGGCGAGCGCTGGTCTCAATCTCGATGCTCTGAGCGCTGCAGCCAAGAAGCGCGGTTTCAAGGCAGTGCCGCTGAAGGGGATCAAGGCCAGCCTCTCTTTCGACAATATCATCCGCAAGCACAGCTCGAAAAATGTCGTCGCGCTGCTGCCGGGGAAGACCCGTCCTAATGAATATGTCCTGTACGCCGCGCACTGGGACCATCTCGGCCGCTGCGAGGCAGCGCCCGACGGCGACGACATCTGCAACGGAGCCATCGACAATGCGACCGGGACCGCGGCGCTGATCGCATTGGCTGAGGCCAATGTGAAGGCTGGCCCGACCGATCGCAGTCAGGTCTTCCTTGCCGTAACCGCGGAGGAGTCCGGGCTTTTGGGCTCCGCTTATTATGGCAACCACCCGGTATTTCCGCTCGGCCAGACCGTCGGCGGCGTCAATATGGACGCGCTGAGCATGGCCGGGCTTGCCCGCAATGTCGTAGTGATCGGCAAGGCCAAGTCACAACTCGACGCCTATCTCGACCGGGCGCTGGCCGCGCAGAAGCGTGTGGCCAGCCTGGAGCCGACGCCCGAAAAGGGCTTCTACTATCGCTCCGATCATTTCAGCTTCGCCAAGCATGGCGTGCCGATGCTCTATTTCGAAGGTGGGCAGGATCTGGTGAAGGGCGGCACCGCGGCAGGCGCGGCGGCTGCCAAGGATTATGAAGAACATCGCTACCATGGACCCAAGGATGAATATGATCCCAAATGGGACTGGAGCGGCGTGAAGGCGGACCTCAAGCTCTACTATGACGTCGGGCGGGCGCTGGCAAACACGACAGACTGGCCGAACTGGGTTCCCGGCGACGAATTCCGTTCGATCCGGGACAGGAGCCGGGCGGAGAAGTAG
- a CDS encoding agmatine deiminase family protein: MTFRMPAEWAPHEWTWIGFPTAPEEWPGAFDDARQQIAHFANALHAEGRGEQVRLVVATPADAEAAGALIAAGVEIVVQKLGDVWLRDTAPIAVLRGSERALVDFGFNGWGGKYQMPGDEDIGARLAAMTGLPTSSQHWVFEGGAVDTDGTGLFVTTEQCLLNPNRNPDLDRGKIETLLAGALGLSDMLWLGDGLLNDHTDGHVDNLARFVAPGVLALPEASTDDDPNAALYADARARAQAFGVEVASIPSPGRVVVDGEVIPASYMNFYIGNAAVIVPIYGQPNDQAALDALKHFFPGREVIGLRSDAILSGGGSFHCCSQQMPSAG; this comes from the coding sequence ATGACATTCCGTATGCCCGCCGAATGGGCGCCGCACGAATGGACCTGGATCGGCTTTCCAACCGCACCGGAGGAATGGCCGGGTGCATTTGACGATGCGCGCCAACAGATCGCGCACTTTGCAAATGCACTCCATGCCGAGGGACGCGGCGAGCAGGTACGGCTGGTCGTCGCCACGCCTGCAGACGCCGAAGCAGCAGGCGCGTTGATCGCAGCGGGCGTGGAGATCGTGGTGCAGAAGCTCGGCGACGTCTGGCTGCGCGACACGGCGCCCATCGCCGTGCTGCGCGGGTCCGAGCGGGCACTTGTCGATTTTGGCTTCAACGGCTGGGGCGGCAAATACCAAATGCCTGGCGACGAGGATATCGGCGCGCGCCTCGCCGCTATGACGGGCCTTCCGACCTCCTCCCAGCATTGGGTGTTTGAAGGAGGAGCGGTCGATACCGACGGCACAGGGCTCTTCGTCACGACGGAGCAATGCCTGCTCAATCCCAATCGCAATCCCGATCTGGACCGGGGCAAGATCGAGACGTTGCTGGCAGGCGCGCTAGGGCTGTCCGACATGCTGTGGCTGGGGGACGGGCTGCTCAACGATCATACGGACGGGCATGTGGATAATCTCGCCCGCTTCGTGGCGCCGGGCGTCCTGGCGCTGCCAGAGGCGAGCACCGACGATGACCCCAACGCCGCTCTCTATGCCGACGCCCGCGCCCGCGCTCAGGCATTCGGGGTGGAGGTGGCGTCGATCCCCTCCCCCGGCCGCGTGGTCGTCGATGGTGAAGTGATTCCGGCCAGCTACATGAATTTCTATATCGGCAACGCCGCCGTCATCGTGCCCATCTATGGCCAGCCCAATGATCAGGCCGCCTTGGATGCACTCAAGCACTTCTTCCCCGGCCGCGAAGTCATAGGGCTGCGCAGCGACGCCATCCTATCAGGCGGCGGCAGCTTCCATTGCTGCAGCCAGCAGATGCCGTCCGCGGGATGA
- a CDS encoding DUF3147 family protein translates to MLALRALLSGIIIAIVSVVSRRYPALGALIASLPLISVLGMIWLWNDRPDAENMARHAEATFYYVLPSLPMFLLIPALLRKGISFPAALITGCVATILLYLAMVAIAARMGIRL, encoded by the coding sequence ATGCTGGCGCTACGAGCGCTACTGTCGGGCATCATCATCGCCATCGTGTCCGTCGTGTCGCGGCGTTATCCGGCTTTGGGTGCGTTGATAGCATCGCTGCCGCTCATCTCTGTCCTAGGCATGATCTGGTTATGGAATGACCGGCCCGATGCCGAGAATATGGCGCGGCATGCGGAGGCGACCTTCTACTATGTCCTCCCCTCGCTCCCTATGTTCTTGCTGATCCCGGCACTGCTGCGGAAGGGTATTTCCTTCCCGGCAGCGCTTATCACAGGTTGCGTGGCGACGATCCTGCTCTATCTCGCGATGGTCGCCATAGCCGCCCGCATGGGCATTCGCCTCTAG
- a CDS encoding chorismate mutase, translated as MNPENYTTMAEVRAGVDEIDRQLVALFAQRFAHMRAAARIKPERSAVRDEPRKAEVIENVRQAADRLDAPAEILATLWDQLVEASIAYEMTEFDRLKA; from the coding sequence ATGAACCCCGAAAACTACACGACCATGGCCGAGGTCCGCGCCGGCGTGGACGAGATCGACCGCCAGCTTGTCGCGCTGTTCGCTCAGCGTTTCGCTCATATGCGCGCGGCGGCCCGCATCAAGCCGGAACGCAGCGCCGTTCGCGATGAGCCGCGCAAGGCCGAAGTCATCGAGAATGTCCGGCAAGCAGCCGACCGTTTGGACGCTCCGGCGGAAATCCTCGCCACCTTGTGGGACCAACTGGTCGAAGCATCGATCGCCTATGAAATGACCGAATTTGACCGCCTGAAGGCTTAA
- the rpiB gene encoding ribose 5-phosphate isomerase B codes for MKIAIASDHAAVDLKAELADWLRSEGHEVDDLGPATADRVDYPDFGYKLASAVASGAAERGIALCGSGIGISIAVNRNPACRCALVSEPLSAALSREHNDANVLALGARLTGVDMAKACVTAFLSTEFGGGRHSGRVEKLSQPAL; via the coding sequence GTGAAAATCGCCATCGCTTCCGATCATGCCGCCGTTGATCTGAAGGCGGAACTCGCAGACTGGCTGCGCTCCGAAGGGCATGAGGTCGATGACCTTGGCCCCGCGACGGCCGACCGGGTGGATTATCCCGACTTTGGGTACAAGCTGGCTTCTGCCGTTGCATCAGGCGCGGCCGAGCGCGGGATTGCGCTCTGCGGATCGGGCATCGGTATTTCCATCGCCGTCAACCGCAACCCGGCCTGCCGCTGCGCACTGGTCTCCGAACCACTGTCTGCCGCGCTTTCTCGCGAGCATAATGACGCCAACGTCCTGGCCCTCGGCGCGCGCCTGACCGGCGTCGATATGGCGAAGGCGTGCGTCACTGCCTTCCTATCCACCGAATTTGGCGGTGGCCGTCATAGCGGCCGCGTCGAAAAACTCTCTCAGCCCGCGCTTTAA
- the glyA gene encoding serine hydroxymethyltransferase: MSTAPLAQPDLSDIRAEGYFSRSLADADPAVFAGVTKELKREQNQIELIASENIVSKAVLEAQGSVFTNKYAEGYPGKRYYQGCAPSDEVEQLAIDRAKQIFNCGFVNVQPHSGAQANGAVMLALTKPGDTIMGLSLDAGGHLTHGAKPALSGKWYNAVQYGVREDTHLIDYGALEAQAIEAKPTLIIAGGSAYPRHLDFARFRAIADKVGALLMVDMAHFAGLVAGGAHPTPFGFADVVTTTTHKTLRGPRGGMILTNDEAIAKKINSAVFPGLQGGPLMHVIAAKAVAFGEVLRPEFKTYAQAIVTNAKALAAKLEQRGLAVVSGGTDTHLALIDLRPYGISGKDADEALERSFITCNKNGVPGDPLPPTKTSGIRVGSPAGTTRGFGVAEFEAIGDMIADVLEGLRDKGEHGEPTVEANVRERVSALCARFPIYEG, encoded by the coding sequence ATGAGCACCGCACCCCTCGCCCAGCCCGACCTGTCCGATATCCGCGCGGAAGGCTATTTCTCGCGCAGCTTGGCCGATGCCGATCCGGCCGTGTTCGCTGGCGTCACCAAGGAACTGAAGCGCGAGCAGAATCAGATCGAACTGATCGCGTCGGAAAATATCGTGTCAAAGGCGGTGCTGGAGGCGCAGGGCAGCGTCTTCACCAACAAATATGCCGAGGGCTATCCGGGAAAGCGCTATTATCAGGGCTGCGCGCCGTCGGATGAAGTCGAACAGCTCGCCATCGACCGCGCGAAGCAGATCTTCAACTGCGGCTTCGTCAATGTGCAGCCTCATTCCGGCGCGCAGGCGAACGGTGCGGTGATGCTGGCGCTGACCAAGCCGGGCGATACCATCATGGGCCTCTCGCTCGATGCGGGCGGCCATCTTACTCACGGTGCGAAGCCTGCTCTGTCGGGCAAGTGGTACAACGCAGTGCAATACGGCGTTCGCGAAGACACGCATCTGATCGACTACGGCGCTCTGGAAGCGCAAGCGATCGAGGCAAAGCCGACCCTCATCATCGCGGGCGGATCTGCCTATCCCCGTCACCTGGACTTCGCCCGGTTCCGCGCGATCGCGGACAAGGTGGGCGCGCTGTTGATGGTCGATATGGCGCACTTTGCAGGGCTTGTTGCAGGTGGCGCACACCCGACGCCTTTCGGTTTCGCTGATGTCGTAACCACGACCACCCACAAGACGCTACGCGGTCCGCGCGGCGGCATGATCCTCACCAATGACGAAGCCATTGCCAAGAAGATCAACTCGGCAGTGTTCCCCGGCCTGCAAGGCGGCCCGCTGATGCACGTCATCGCCGCCAAGGCCGTTGCTTTCGGAGAGGTGCTCCGTCCCGAGTTCAAGACCTACGCCCAGGCAATTGTCACCAACGCAAAGGCGCTCGCCGCCAAGCTGGAGCAGCGCGGCCTAGCCGTGGTTTCCGGCGGCACGGACACGCATCTGGCGCTCATCGACCTGCGGCCATACGGCATCTCGGGCAAGGACGCCGACGAGGCGCTGGAGCGCAGCTTCATCACCTGCAACAAGAATGGCGTGCCGGGCGACCCGCTGCCGCCGACCAAGACCAGCGGCATCCGGGTGGGTTCACCCGCCGGAACGACGCGCGGCTTCGGCGTGGCCGAGTTCGAAGCGATTGGCGACATGATCGCCGACGTTCTGGAAGGACTGCGCGATAAGGGTGAGCATGGCGAGCCGACCGTCGAAGCCAATGTGCGTGAGCGTGTGTCCGCCCTTTGTGCCCGCTTCCCGATCTACGAGGGCTGA
- the nrdR gene encoding transcriptional regulator NrdR, with product MRCPFCSHDDSQVKDSRPTEDGAAIRRRRQCEACGARFTTFERIQLRDIWVVKSEGRKEAFDRDKLARSVDIACRKRQIDPSRLEKLISGIQRQLETSGEGEVPARAIGEMVMEGLKRLDSVAYIRFASVYKDFTDARDFEDFAGSVKEVGSE from the coding sequence ATGCGCTGCCCCTTCTGTTCCCATGACGACAGCCAGGTAAAGGACAGCCGCCCCACCGAAGATGGCGCCGCGATCCGCCGCCGCCGCCAATGTGAGGCCTGTGGAGCCCGCTTCACCACCTTCGAGCGCATCCAGCTTCGCGACATTTGGGTGGTGAAGAGCGAGGGACGTAAGGAAGCCTTCGATCGGGACAAGCTCGCCCGATCAGTCGATATTGCGTGCCGCAAGCGGCAGATCGATCCAAGCCGCCTCGAAAAGCTCATTTCGGGCATCCAGCGCCAACTCGAAACCAGCGGCGAAGGCGAAGTGCCCGCCCGCGCCATCGGCGAAATGGTAATGGAGGGCCTGAAGCGGCTCGACAGCGTCGCCTATATCCGCTTTGCCAGCGTCTATAAGGACTTCACCGACGCCCGCGATTTCGAGGATTTCGCTGGGAGCGTGAAGGAGGTGGGGAGTGAGTGA
- the rpsD gene encoding 30S ribosomal protein S4, with protein sequence MTKRTSAKYKLDRRMGENIWGRPKSPVNKREYGPGQHGQRRKGKMSDYGIQLRAKQKLKGYYGDITEKQFKKNYIEAARMKGDTGQNLIGLLERRLDALVYRAKFAPTIWSARQLVSHGHIYVNGVKCNIASRLVKPGDEITLGKKAQEMALVLEAQSLPERDIPDYVSPDGASKVTYVRVPTLDEVPYPVKMEPNLVVEFYSR encoded by the coding sequence ATGACGAAGCGCACCAGCGCCAAGTACAAGCTCGACCGCCGCATGGGCGAGAACATCTGGGGCCGCCCCAAGAGCCCGGTCAACAAGCGTGAATATGGCCCCGGTCAGCACGGCCAGCGCCGCAAGGGCAAGATGTCCGACTACGGCATTCAGCTGCGCGCCAAGCAGAAGCTGAAGGGCTATTATGGCGACATCACCGAAAAGCAGTTCAAGAAGAACTATATCGAAGCCGCGCGCATGAAGGGCGACACCGGCCAGAACCTGATCGGTCTGCTGGAGCGCCGCCTGGACGCCCTGGTCTATCGCGCCAAGTTCGCGCCCACGATCTGGTCGGCCCGTCAGCTGGTTTCGCACGGTCACATCTATGTGAACGGCGTGAAGTGCAACATCGCCAGCCGCCTCGTGAAGCCGGGTGACGAAATCACTCTGGGCAAGAAGGCGCAGGAAATGGCGCTGGTTCTGGAAGCGCAGAGCCTGCCCGAGCGCGACATTCCCGACTATGTTTCGCCCGATGGCGCGAGCAAGGTCACCTATGTCCGCGTTCCCACGCTGGACGAAGTGCCCTACCCGGTGAAGATGGAACCCAACCTGGTCGTCGAATTCTATTCGCGCTAA